One stretch of Armigeres subalbatus isolate Guangzhou_Male chromosome 2, GZ_Asu_2, whole genome shotgun sequence DNA includes these proteins:
- the LOC134214742 gene encoding uncharacterized protein LOC134214742 — MGRPCKRRAAARQREAQKKIKVNIDDPLAWTFQDPWRTVQEVYQSNSVVQDVTQPTAPIAVPENVFPLPPEPSPLPEIPMPETEIQPSSAVRPMLLNESLMLSDSCFSSSTSAPLSALPLDPMALRQELDGPSLGVFPVLGEERPVSFEPRFESSARPHDYIPHSTDTSATGLHTTFDGHDSSTTQELTVGSMPVLGPLSTFGCASGTDRSTVGTHKTTPQNINLVRSSTLIVEIPGLPAGKVCNTGLDCYCAACLKWDTVATKPAYSTNIERMSVEESSEAVSMKKVYGTLRNMKATCRFINKSKCTLRPGKKVLRKVSKHISVKRYRIRNVRVSVPVVDVLLLMII, encoded by the exons ATGGGTCGTCCGTGCAAAAGACGTGCAGCTGCCCGGCAGCGTGAGGCACAGAAGAAAATCAAGGTGAATATCGATGATCCACTAGCCTGGACCTTTCAGGATCCGTGGAGGACCGTCCAAGAGGTATATCAATCAAATTCAGTAGTGCAGGATGTCACACAACCGACAGCACCGATCGCTGTGCCGGAGAATGTTTTTCCGCTGCCTCCGGAGCCATCACCATTGCCAGAAATACCGATGCCTGAAACGGAAATCCAGCCGAGCTCCGCAGTTCGTCCAATGCTGCTGAATGAATCGCTGATGCTGTCAG ATTCCTGTTTTTCGTCATCCACATCTGCACCGCTTTCCGCTCTTCCGTTAGATCCAATGGCATTGCGACAGGAGTTAGATGGGCCATCATTAGGAGTATTCCCGGTATTGGGAGAGGAACGACCGGTTTCATTTG AACCCCGATTTGAATCATCTGCGCGGCCACATGATTATATCCCACATTCGACGGACACGTCGGCCACAGGATTGCATACCACATTCGACGGACACGACAGTAGCACTACCCAGGAATTAACTGTTGGCTCCATGCCAGTATTAGGACCCCTAAGTACATTTG GTTGTGCGAGTGGAACGGACCGTTCAACTGTTGGAACGCATAAAACAACACCTCAGAATATCAATCTGGTTCGTTCAAGTACCCTAATAGTGGAAATTCCTGGTCTACCTGCGGGGAAAGTGTGCAACACAGGTCTAGACTGCTACTGTGCTGCATGTCTGAAATGGGATACCGTGGCCACCAAACCAGCATATAGCACGAACATCGAACGTATGTCGGTTGAGGAATCAAGTGAGGCCGTATCGATGAAGAAGGTTTACGGTACGCTTCGCAACATGAAAGCCACTTGTCGATTTATCAACAAATCGAAATGCACATTGCGTCCTGGAAAAAAAGTGCTACGAAAGGTGTCCAAACATATTTCAGTAAAGAGGTATAGAATAAGGAACGTTAGGGTAAGTGTGCCAGTGGTGGATGTACTATtattaatgattatttaa